In Musa acuminata AAA Group cultivar baxijiao chromosome BXJ3-9, Cavendish_Baxijiao_AAA, whole genome shotgun sequence, a single genomic region encodes these proteins:
- the LOC135649416 gene encoding IQ domain-containing protein IQM1-like isoform X1, translating into MSQHVFALGFVFLGIKMKPAVSTPCLQAGIRSSPRNMRYLKSRTLPPHINIGITFPRSGSSYNSMNDTLETLIMGIIRFGDELRLNPRFISFNGADSEPAILKAFGPRKLLIEGSVSSSRRGMDPFHLETKISVKSPRLEPDASAISDDPKRLRFSTPLKKRSLESALIGPDSPKHGAAVKLQKVYKSFRTRRQLADCAVLVEQRWWKLLDFVLLKLSSVSFFVIEKPESAVSRWSRARTRAAKVGKGLSKDEKAQKLALQHWLEAIDPRHRYGHNLQFYYDCWLQCESTEPFFYWLDVGEGKEVDLEDQCTRSKLQQQCIKYLGPKEREAYEVVIEDGKFMYRQSRQLLNTSGGPKDAKWIFVLSTSKNLYVGLKKKGTFQHSSFLAGGAISAAGQLVVEDGALEAVWPHSGHYRPTEENFKEFMSFLDENNVDLSDVKKSPTGEDDERDGRLKKSHSERNLAEKDITPADPETTEDASSSVAFEVANVSSSLADLKLRGEESSDRQQRYIFRKKNLFLEEGEEDDEGFVPSELILRRINSKKGIGSGQLGKQLSFRWTTGAGPRIGCVRDYPSELQFRALEQVNLSPRSAGASRFASPRTAARGTPTAQQQPH; encoded by the exons ATGAGTCAGCATGTCTTTGCTCTTGGATTCGTCTTTCTTGGAATCAAAATGAAACCTGCTGTTTCAACTCCTTGTTTGCAAGCTGGGATTCGATCATCCCCAAGAAACATGAGATATCTGAAATCGAGAACTCTTCCACCTCATATCAACATTGGAATTACCTTCCCACGCTCTGGATCGAGTTACAACTCCATGAATGATACGTTGGAAACCCTCATCATGGGAATCATTAGGTTCGGTGATGAACTGAGGTTGAATCCCAGGTTCATCAGCTTCAATGGCGCTGACTCCGAGCCTGCTATCCTCAAGGCTTTTGGTCCCAGAAAGCTGCTGATCGAGGGATCCGTCAGCTCCAGCAGAAGGGGAATGGATCCCTTCCACTTGGAAACAAAGATCTCGGTGAAGAGTCCTCGCCTCGAGCCAGATGCGTCGGCAATATCTGATGATCCCAAAAGGTTGAGGTTTAGCACTCCCTTGAAGAAGAGGTCGCTGGAATCAGCTTTGATCGGACCTGACAGCCCCAAACATGGGGCTGCCGTGAAGCTGCAGAAGGTCTACAAGAGCTTTCGGACAAGAAGACAGCTCGCAGATTGTGCAGTCCTTGTAGAGCAGCGGTG GTGGAAGCTGTTGGATTTCGTATTGCTCAAGCTGAGCTCTGTCTCCTTTTTCGTCATCGAGAAGCCCGAATCAGCAGTTTCTCGATGGTCGAGGGCAAGAACCAGAGCTGCCAAG GTTGGGAAAGGCTTGTCGAAGGATGAGAAAGCTCAGAAACTTGCTCTGCAGCATTGGCTGGAGGCG ATTGACCCTCGACATCGGTACGGCCACAATCTCCAGTTCTACTACGACTGCTGGCTTCAATGCGAGAGCACGGAACCCTTCTTCTACTG GCTTGATGTTGGAGAGGGAAAAGAGGTCGATCTCGAAGACCAATGCACTCGATCGAAGCTTCAGCAACAGTGCATCAAGTATCTCGGCCCA AAAGAAAGGGAGGCCTATGAAGTCGTAATTGAGGATGGAAAGTTCATGTACAGGCAGAGCAGGCAACTCCTGAACACATCCGGTGGCCCAAAAGATGCAAAGTGGATCTTTGTCTTGAGCACATCAAAGAATCTATATGTTGGTCTG AAGAAGAAGGGCACATTTCAGCACTCCAGTTTTCTTGCAGGAGGAGCCATCTCTGCCGCAGGCCAACTAGTTGTAGAAGATGGAGCTCTCGAG GCTGTGTGGCCTCATAGCGGCCATTACCGCCCGACCGAAGAGAACTTCAAGGAATTCATGAGCTTTCTTGATGAAAACAACGTGGATCTTTCGGATGTTAAG AAAAGCCCAACCGGAGAGGATGATGAACGCGATGGCCGACTCAAGAAGAGCCACTCTGAACGAAACTTGGCTGAGAAGGATATCACCCCTGCAGATCCTGAAACCACAGAGGACGCCTCTTCCTCCGTGGCATTCGAGGTAGCCAACGTGAGTAGCTCTCTCGCTGATCTCAAACTCAGGGGAGAAGAATCATCCGATCGACAGCAACGCTACATCTTCCGGAAGAAGAACCTCTTcttggaggagggagaggaggacgACGAGGGATTTGTGCCGTCGGAACTGATACTTCGAAGGATCAACTCGAAGAAAGGGATCGGATCGGGACAGCTGGGGAAGCAGCTGTCCTTCAGGTGGACGACCGGCGCCGGGCCCCGGATCGGGTGCGTCCGGGACTACCCGTCGGAGCTCCAGTTCCGTGCGCTAGAGCAGGTGAACCTCTCGCCGAGAAGCGCCGGGGCGTCGAGGTTCGCTTCGCCACGGACGGCGGCACGCGGAACTCCAACAGCACAGCAGCAGCCACACTAA
- the LOC135649416 gene encoding IQ domain-containing protein IQM1-like isoform X2, producing the protein MRYLKSRTLPPHINIGITFPRSGSSYNSMNDTLETLIMGIIRFGDELRLNPRFISFNGADSEPAILKAFGPRKLLIEGSVSSSRRGMDPFHLETKISVKSPRLEPDASAISDDPKRLRFSTPLKKRSLESALIGPDSPKHGAAVKLQKVYKSFRTRRQLADCAVLVEQRWWKLLDFVLLKLSSVSFFVIEKPESAVSRWSRARTRAAKVGKGLSKDEKAQKLALQHWLEAIDPRHRYGHNLQFYYDCWLQCESTEPFFYWLDVGEGKEVDLEDQCTRSKLQQQCIKYLGPKEREAYEVVIEDGKFMYRQSRQLLNTSGGPKDAKWIFVLSTSKNLYVGLKKKGTFQHSSFLAGGAISAAGQLVVEDGALEAVWPHSGHYRPTEENFKEFMSFLDENNVDLSDVKKSPTGEDDERDGRLKKSHSERNLAEKDITPADPETTEDASSSVAFEVANVSSSLADLKLRGEESSDRQQRYIFRKKNLFLEEGEEDDEGFVPSELILRRINSKKGIGSGQLGKQLSFRWTTGAGPRIGCVRDYPSELQFRALEQVNLSPRSAGASRFASPRTAARGTPTAQQQPH; encoded by the exons ATGAGATATCTGAAATCGAGAACTCTTCCACCTCATATCAACATTGGAATTACCTTCCCACGCTCTGGATCGAGTTACAACTCCATGAATGATACGTTGGAAACCCTCATCATGGGAATCATTAGGTTCGGTGATGAACTGAGGTTGAATCCCAGGTTCATCAGCTTCAATGGCGCTGACTCCGAGCCTGCTATCCTCAAGGCTTTTGGTCCCAGAAAGCTGCTGATCGAGGGATCCGTCAGCTCCAGCAGAAGGGGAATGGATCCCTTCCACTTGGAAACAAAGATCTCGGTGAAGAGTCCTCGCCTCGAGCCAGATGCGTCGGCAATATCTGATGATCCCAAAAGGTTGAGGTTTAGCACTCCCTTGAAGAAGAGGTCGCTGGAATCAGCTTTGATCGGACCTGACAGCCCCAAACATGGGGCTGCCGTGAAGCTGCAGAAGGTCTACAAGAGCTTTCGGACAAGAAGACAGCTCGCAGATTGTGCAGTCCTTGTAGAGCAGCGGTG GTGGAAGCTGTTGGATTTCGTATTGCTCAAGCTGAGCTCTGTCTCCTTTTTCGTCATCGAGAAGCCCGAATCAGCAGTTTCTCGATGGTCGAGGGCAAGAACCAGAGCTGCCAAG GTTGGGAAAGGCTTGTCGAAGGATGAGAAAGCTCAGAAACTTGCTCTGCAGCATTGGCTGGAGGCG ATTGACCCTCGACATCGGTACGGCCACAATCTCCAGTTCTACTACGACTGCTGGCTTCAATGCGAGAGCACGGAACCCTTCTTCTACTG GCTTGATGTTGGAGAGGGAAAAGAGGTCGATCTCGAAGACCAATGCACTCGATCGAAGCTTCAGCAACAGTGCATCAAGTATCTCGGCCCA AAAGAAAGGGAGGCCTATGAAGTCGTAATTGAGGATGGAAAGTTCATGTACAGGCAGAGCAGGCAACTCCTGAACACATCCGGTGGCCCAAAAGATGCAAAGTGGATCTTTGTCTTGAGCACATCAAAGAATCTATATGTTGGTCTG AAGAAGAAGGGCACATTTCAGCACTCCAGTTTTCTTGCAGGAGGAGCCATCTCTGCCGCAGGCCAACTAGTTGTAGAAGATGGAGCTCTCGAG GCTGTGTGGCCTCATAGCGGCCATTACCGCCCGACCGAAGAGAACTTCAAGGAATTCATGAGCTTTCTTGATGAAAACAACGTGGATCTTTCGGATGTTAAG AAAAGCCCAACCGGAGAGGATGATGAACGCGATGGCCGACTCAAGAAGAGCCACTCTGAACGAAACTTGGCTGAGAAGGATATCACCCCTGCAGATCCTGAAACCACAGAGGACGCCTCTTCCTCCGTGGCATTCGAGGTAGCCAACGTGAGTAGCTCTCTCGCTGATCTCAAACTCAGGGGAGAAGAATCATCCGATCGACAGCAACGCTACATCTTCCGGAAGAAGAACCTCTTcttggaggagggagaggaggacgACGAGGGATTTGTGCCGTCGGAACTGATACTTCGAAGGATCAACTCGAAGAAAGGGATCGGATCGGGACAGCTGGGGAAGCAGCTGTCCTTCAGGTGGACGACCGGCGCCGGGCCCCGGATCGGGTGCGTCCGGGACTACCCGTCGGAGCTCCAGTTCCGTGCGCTAGAGCAGGTGAACCTCTCGCCGAGAAGCGCCGGGGCGTCGAGGTTCGCTTCGCCACGGACGGCGGCACGCGGAACTCCAACAGCACAGCAGCAGCCACACTAA